Proteins from a genomic interval of Quercus robur chromosome 9, dhQueRobu3.1, whole genome shotgun sequence:
- the LOC126700930 gene encoding uncharacterized protein LOC126700930 yields the protein MEVDHFSHEHPLTFIENEKQISRKHRKKNILCKGCQKFCTFPLYACTQTQCSFYLHKSCAELPTEFQNPFHPHGPLTLRFDPSKSFPCRACFKSCIGFYFHCEVRKFDLHLDCAFLMTTAEEEEQQQGCKQLQHCIHLHPLVLVDKKDEVVNQIKCFICGEHCFAACYGCDPCGISLHKPCAEFQYPQEIQNFTHSCPLTLQTRVHPFRCQACDTCMMGISYRCEQCRFNIDVECALLRSIKSDDGKQIKHFNHKHPLTLIEKLGDGDQVHCFVCGQGCLGTTYYVCNKYEGEFSLHESCAGSAPRIYDFPPPRPPSIPAS from the coding sequence ATGGAGGTTGATCATTTCAGTCATGAGCATCCGTTGACCttcattgaaaatgagaaacaAATTTCACGAAAGCACAGGAAGAAGAATATTTTATGCAAAGGGTGCCAGAAATTCTGCACTTTTCCACTCTACGCTTGCACCCAGACCCAGTGCTCGTTTTATCTGCACAAATCATGCGCCGAGCTCCCAACGGAGTTCCAAAATCCCTTTCACCCACATGGACCTCTCACGCTACGCTTCGATCCCAGTAAATCATTTCCCTGCAGGGCTTGTTTTAAAAGTTGCATTGGCTTCTACTTTCACTGCGAGGTACGCAAATTTGACCTGCATCTTGATTGTGCTTTTCTAATGACCActgcagaagaagaagaacaacagCAAGGCTGTAAGCAACTACAACACTGTATCCACTTGCATCCACTGGTACTTGTTGACAAGAAGGATGAGGTAGTTAATCAAATTAAATGCTTTATATGTGGGGAACATTGCTTCGCTGCTTGCTATGGCTGTGACCCTTGTGGTATCTCTCTTCACAAACCATGTGCTGAATTCCAGTACCCACAAGAAATCCAAAACTTCACTCACTCATGCCCTCTCACCCTCCAAACTCGAGTCCATCCCTTTCGCTGCCAAGCCTGTGACACTTGTATGATGGGCATTTCTTACCGCTGTGAGCAGTGCAGGTTTAATATTGATGTTGAATGCGCCTTATTAAGGAGCATAAAATCTGATGACGGAAAGCAAATTAAACATTTCAACCACAAGCATCCCTTGACTCTCATTGAGAAATTAGGGGATGGTGACCAAGTTCATTGCTTCGTGTGTGGACAAGGCTGCTTAGGAACAACCTACTACGTATGCAACAAATATGAAGGGGAATTTTCACTCCATGAATCCTGTGCTGGTTCTGCTCCGAGGATCTATGACTTTCCTCCACCCAGACCACCCTCTATCCCTGCTTCTTAG